Proteins co-encoded in one Waddlia chondrophila WSU 86-1044 genomic window:
- a CDS encoding ABC transporter permease yields the protein MNLRRVKALVKKEISQIYKDPSSLMTAVVFPLILLFLYGFGVSLDMDNIRLGVVSEDSGPLARGFVRSLMTTRYLKTNVVKDRKEAEKLLTSGRFDGVVVIPSYFSQYINNRNQTAPIQVIAEGSEPNTAQFVQNYVRGVWLTWQQNQALENGIGRKALINVVPRIWYNEELRSNYFLIPGSIVIIITVTGAFLTSLVIAREWERGTMEALMSTPVSMSEIVLSKLATYFMLGIASMALCFFVAHYLYGIPFRGSYFGLVLTSVSYLLFALGMGLFISISVRDQFAASQIAIVSTYLPAFILSGFIFDIASMPLYLRVLTHFVPAKYFVDSLKTQFLVGDIWSILLPNILIMNVFTLFIFFLMRKKNRKRLD from the coding sequence ATGAACTTGAGAAGAGTTAAAGCGCTGGTGAAAAAAGAAATTTCCCAGATCTATAAAGATCCAAGCAGCTTGATGACTGCCGTCGTTTTTCCTCTTATTCTCCTTTTTTTATACGGATTCGGAGTTTCTTTGGACATGGACAACATTAGACTGGGCGTTGTTTCAGAAGACTCGGGCCCATTGGCTAGAGGATTTGTCCGTTCCTTGATGACTACACGGTATTTAAAAACAAACGTTGTCAAAGATCGGAAAGAAGCAGAAAAACTGCTAACTTCTGGAAGATTCGATGGTGTTGTCGTGATCCCTTCTTATTTCTCCCAATACATCAATAATCGAAATCAAACTGCCCCTATCCAAGTGATTGCCGAAGGAAGCGAGCCGAATACAGCGCAGTTTGTACAAAATTATGTTAGGGGAGTGTGGCTCACGTGGCAGCAGAACCAAGCTTTGGAAAATGGGATTGGACGCAAAGCATTGATCAACGTTGTTCCCAGAATATGGTATAACGAGGAACTTCGAAGTAATTACTTTCTTATTCCGGGATCTATTGTCATTATCATTACAGTGACGGGAGCTTTTCTGACCTCTCTAGTGATTGCCAGAGAGTGGGAGCGGGGAACGATGGAAGCGTTAATGTCAACGCCAGTCAGCATGTCAGAGATTGTATTGAGCAAATTGGCGACCTACTTTATGTTGGGCATTGCATCGATGGCCTTGTGCTTTTTTGTCGCTCATTACCTATACGGCATTCCATTTAGAGGCTCTTATTTCGGTCTAGTTTTAACTTCTGTCAGCTATCTTCTTTTCGCTCTTGGAATGGGGCTTTTTATCTCAATTTCTGTGCGCGATCAATTCGCTGCTTCTCAAATCGCTATTGTAAGCACTTACTTGCCCGCATTCATCTTATCAGGATTTATTTTTGATATTGCGAGCATGCCCCTCTATTTGAGAGTTTTGACTCATTTTGTTCCTGCAAAATATTTTGTGGACAGTTTGAAAACACAGTTTCTTGTCGGCGATATTTGGAGCATTCTTTTGCCGAATATTCTGATCATGAATGTGTTTACTCTATTCATCTTCTTCCTCATGAGAAAAAAGAATCGCAAGAGGCTGGATTAG